One window from the genome of Hydractinia symbiolongicarpus strain clone_291-10 chromosome 1, HSymV2.1, whole genome shotgun sequence encodes:
- the LOC130641756 gene encoding uncharacterized protein LOC130641756, whose translation MYTPSRFEYVRFVPITSAEKMAKKENYRHEKKLENELKYLENEERYTKSVLQKSNVSIKTAIDKFYFDAQKCLTYKKSDMDGEYYVQLNRAKTKSLDRTDKRYLRPTMMSNSSDNRLFHMDRITAANLRQNSHRRLTRSSSDSVTQLIPSKLDYTTKGKSFEQDQGRNVRCTPLSKSSSEVSIPELCTEALPRGVSREDTFPLKETSSLQKLPRVSTPFVSPDKNVKIPLTRSSRIISRNQARGLSQSKSDEQPDSVNIHQTIARSASLPVKTTCFLESEEDLLKTENAPFKLPLRYHQNATTLYEWPNFKKKSDIAIQEEGIENVMRVRPRNCYSETELLGKKYGLEERHSSRILRQTKSSNI comes from the coding sequence ATGTATACGCCATCAAGATTTGAATATGTTCGTTTTGTTCCTATAACAAGTGCTGAGAAAATGGCGAAGAAAGAAAACTATCGACACGAGAAAAAATTGGAAAACGAATTGAAATATCTCGAGAACGAAGAAAGGTACACGAAAAGCGTGCTACAGAAAAGCAATGTTTCGATTAAAACAGCCATAGATAAGTTCTACTTTGACGCACAGAAATGTTTGACGTATAAAAAATCCGACATGGATGGAGAATACTATGTTCAACTAAATCGAGCGAAAACGAAGTCGTTAGATAGGACTGATAAACGTTATCTTCGCCCAACCATGATGAGTAACTCGAGCGATAATCGTCTGTTCCACATGGATCGAATCACTGCTGCCAACTTGCGTCAGAACAGTCATCGTCGATTGACACGCTCCAGTAGTGACTCTGTCACACAACTTATTCCCAGTAAATTGGATTACACAACGAAGGGGAAAAGTTTTGAACAAGACCAAGGTAGAAATGTTCGATGCACACCACTATCCAAATCCAGCTCTGAAGTATCTATACCTGAACTCTGTACCGAAGCACTGCCTAGGGGAGTTTCAAGAGAAGACACATTTCCTTTAAAAGAAACTTCTTCTCTACAGAAACTTCCAAGAGTTTCAACTCCATTTGTTTCGCcagataaaaatgttaaaataccgTTGACAAGATCTTCCAGAATTATATCCAGAAATCAAGCCCGTGGGTTGTCACAAAGTAAATCAGACGAGCAGCCCGATAGTGTAAACATTCACCAAACAATTGCAAGGTCAGCATCTTTACCAGTTAAGACGACATGTTTTTTAGAATCAGAAGAAGACTTGCTAAAGACAGAAAACGCACCTTTTAAGTTACCTCTCAGATACCACCAAAATGCTACCACATTATACGAATGgccaaactttaaaaaaaaatctgatatAGCTATACAAGAAGAAGGCATAGAAAATGTTATGAGAGTGCGTCCGCGGAATTGTTATAGTGAAACAGAACTTTTAGGAAAGAAATATGGTCTCGAAGAGAGACATTCTAGTAGAATTTTACGACAAACAAAATCAAGCAATATATGA